Proteins from one Microbacterium hatanonis genomic window:
- a CDS encoding AMP-binding protein, producing MEAHYADLWHRIAQAVPDRPAIVTVGEGSMTYGEFDDAASRFAALVAELGLRRDDKVSILLHNRPEWLVTFAGSIRVGIVPVSLNFRYRAHEVARLLDDSDSAAVVYAASLAPVVAEAVSILGRPIALLQVQDVDAELLPGAMDFREHLARDPLAYEDPVDGDFFMYTGGTTGAPKAAVWSVRQMLSMQVYNAYVTAGRPLPQTPEDVVRLATDPAHGRIIALALSPYMHGTALTTVINALLLGGTVVVLPTAKFDPVGAVRAIVDERVTRVAVAGDAIALPLLEAAEEMGITELPLLESVLSSGMRFSDTTKARLHALGPVVITDILASTEGGAVALGITRSVDDLPARFRLTPGTVILDDALEEVQSLPGAAGRIAFTGGMPRGYYKDAAKTAANFVEIRGRRHIIAGDLVRVEADGYIELLGRGATVVNSGGEKVFPAEVEESLLGHPAVRDAVVFGIPDDRWGEVVAAAIAVDDPSSLSRSEVISHVGAELAGYKKPKRLLVVADLERSGSGKVDLARLRARLLQEETQ from the coding sequence GTGGAGGCGCACTACGCGGATCTGTGGCATCGGATCGCGCAGGCGGTCCCCGACCGTCCGGCCATCGTCACGGTCGGCGAAGGGTCGATGACCTACGGCGAATTCGACGATGCGGCCTCCCGGTTCGCCGCCCTCGTCGCCGAACTCGGCCTTCGTCGCGATGACAAGGTGTCGATCCTGCTGCACAACCGCCCCGAGTGGCTCGTGACCTTCGCCGGGTCGATCCGGGTCGGAATCGTCCCCGTCTCGCTCAACTTCCGCTACCGCGCCCACGAGGTCGCGAGGCTTCTCGACGACTCCGACTCGGCGGCCGTCGTCTACGCGGCCAGCCTCGCGCCGGTCGTCGCCGAGGCGGTGTCGATCCTCGGGCGGCCGATCGCCCTCCTGCAGGTGCAGGACGTGGATGCGGAGCTGCTCCCGGGCGCGATGGACTTCCGCGAGCACCTCGCCCGCGACCCGCTGGCCTACGAGGATCCGGTCGACGGCGACTTCTTCATGTACACGGGCGGCACGACCGGAGCGCCGAAGGCTGCGGTGTGGAGCGTGCGGCAGATGCTCTCGATGCAGGTGTACAACGCCTACGTCACCGCGGGACGCCCGTTGCCGCAGACCCCCGAAGACGTCGTCCGCCTCGCGACGGATCCGGCTCACGGGCGCATCATCGCTCTGGCGCTGTCGCCCTACATGCACGGCACCGCGCTGACGACCGTCATCAACGCACTGCTCCTGGGCGGCACGGTCGTCGTGCTGCCGACCGCGAAGTTCGATCCCGTGGGCGCTGTGCGTGCGATCGTCGATGAGCGCGTCACCCGGGTCGCGGTCGCGGGCGACGCGATCGCCCTGCCGCTCCTCGAGGCGGCGGAGGAGATGGGCATCACGGAGCTGCCCCTCCTGGAGTCGGTGCTGTCCTCGGGCATGAGGTTCAGCGACACCACGAAGGCACGCCTCCACGCGCTCGGTCCGGTCGTCATCACCGACATCCTCGCGTCCACCGAGGGCGGGGCGGTGGCGCTCGGCATCACGCGGTCGGTCGACGATCTCCCGGCGCGATTCCGTCTGACGCCGGGCACGGTGATCCTCGACGACGCGCTCGAGGAGGTGCAGTCCCTCCCCGGGGCGGCGGGGCGGATCGCCTTCACCGGCGGCATGCCCCGCGGCTACTACAAGGATGCGGCGAAGACCGCGGCCAACTTCGTCGAGATCCGCGGGCGCCGCCACATCATCGCGGGCGACCTGGTGCGCGTCGAGGCCGACGGGTACATCGAGCTCCTGGGGCGCGGTGCGACCGTCGTCAACTCCGGGGGAGAGAAGGTGTTCCCCGCCGAGGTCGAGGAGTCGCTGCTCGGTCATCCCGCCGTGCGCGACGCCGTCGTGTTCGGCATCCCCGACGACCGGTGGGGGGAGGTCGTCGCCGCGGCGATCGCGGTGGACGACCCGTCGTCCCTCTCCCGCTCGGAGGTGATCTCCCACGTCGGGGCCGAACTGGCAGGCTACAAGAAGCCCAAGCGGCTTCTCGTCGTGGCGGATCTCGAACGCAGCGGAAGCGGGAAGGTCGATCTGGCGAGGCTCCGGGCCCGACTTCTTCAGGAGGAGACGCAATGA
- a CDS encoding amidohydrolase family protein: MTRYEPAIDVDAIRAIDTHVHVQFDSEGRRSLPDDLLAAMDAYFGHAPRALAIDELAQYYRDRSMAAVVFTVDARTAMGVVPNSSAEIAEGAARNADVLIPFGSVDPRTGSAAIELARALFHDHGVRGFKFHPTVQAFDPSDERYYPLWEAIQDLGVPVVVHTGQTGVGAGLPGGYGLKLRYSNPMLMDDVAADFPALTVILAHPSVPWQDEALSMAAHKANVFIDLSGWSPTYFSPSLVRQAGSILQDKMLFGSDYPALTPDRWLDDFSRLEIKDAARPKILKHNAVRLLGLS, encoded by the coding sequence ATGACCCGTTACGAGCCGGCGATCGACGTCGACGCCATCCGGGCGATCGACACCCACGTGCACGTGCAGTTCGACTCCGAGGGGCGGCGCTCGCTCCCCGACGATCTGCTCGCCGCCATGGACGCGTATTTCGGGCATGCGCCCCGGGCACTGGCGATCGACGAGCTCGCCCAGTACTACCGGGACCGCTCGATGGCGGCGGTCGTCTTCACGGTCGACGCCCGCACCGCCATGGGTGTCGTGCCGAACAGCAGCGCGGAGATCGCCGAGGGCGCCGCCCGCAACGCCGACGTGCTGATCCCGTTCGGCAGTGTCGACCCGCGGACCGGATCGGCGGCGATCGAGCTGGCTCGGGCGCTCTTCCATGACCACGGCGTCCGCGGCTTCAAGTTCCATCCGACCGTGCAGGCCTTCGACCCGTCGGACGAGCGCTACTACCCGTTATGGGAGGCGATCCAGGACCTCGGCGTGCCGGTGGTCGTCCACACGGGTCAGACCGGTGTCGGCGCGGGTCTTCCCGGCGGGTACGGGCTGAAGCTCCGCTACTCCAACCCGATGCTCATGGACGACGTCGCCGCCGACTTCCCCGCGCTCACCGTCATCCTCGCCCACCCGTCCGTGCCCTGGCAGGACGAGGCCCTCTCGATGGCGGCGCACAAGGCCAACGTGTTCATCGACCTCTCGGGCTGGTCTCCCACGTACTTCTCGCCGTCGCTCGTGCGGCAGGCCGGCAGCATCCTGCAGGACAAGATGCTGTTCGGCTCCGACTACCCGGCCCTGACGCCCGATCGGTGGCTCGACGACTTCTCGCGCCTGGAGATCAAGGACGCGGCGCGTCCGAAGATCCTCAAGCACAACGCGGTGCGGTTGCTGGGGCTGTCATGA
- a CDS encoding acyl-CoA dehydrogenase family protein produces MTALYPVSDLYGFADLLTEAETAKLRSLRELLETRLAPILPDFWERAASPVHLREPLRDLRLVDDPALLGPDGRTRELYNGFRAFEFSRTDISTGMLFHGQTAMFRELVRQGGSDEQVAAWDDAIVSFEMTGCFALTEPDHGSDVAGGLATTARREGDEWVLDGAKRWIGNAAYSEFVGVFARDVADGQVKVFLARTDDPGMTLTTIERKAALRLITNSDIALDGVRVPETHRLQRVSSFADVSALFRTLRPDIAWIAAGAQAGAYEAALRYTLSREQFGRPIAGFQLVQDKLVRMLGNVTASLGMAVRLAERRQAGVSRDEDSALAKVWLSDRLRETVAWAREVVGGNGIVIDNDVARFFTDAEAVYTYEGTREINTLIVGRAVTGLSAFTR; encoded by the coding sequence ATGACCGCGCTCTACCCCGTCTCCGACCTCTACGGGTTCGCCGACCTTCTCACCGAGGCCGAGACCGCCAAGCTCAGGTCGCTGCGCGAACTGCTCGAGACACGGCTCGCGCCGATCCTCCCCGACTTCTGGGAGCGCGCGGCCTCGCCGGTGCACCTGCGCGAACCGCTGCGCGACCTGCGGCTCGTCGACGACCCCGCGCTGCTCGGGCCCGACGGGCGCACGCGGGAGCTGTACAACGGCTTCCGGGCGTTCGAGTTCTCGCGCACCGACATCAGCACGGGGATGCTGTTCCACGGGCAGACGGCGATGTTCCGCGAGCTCGTCCGCCAGGGTGGGAGCGACGAGCAGGTGGCCGCGTGGGACGACGCGATCGTCTCGTTCGAGATGACCGGATGCTTCGCCCTGACCGAGCCCGACCACGGCTCCGACGTGGCGGGCGGTCTCGCGACGACCGCGCGGCGCGAGGGCGACGAGTGGGTCCTCGACGGAGCCAAGCGGTGGATCGGCAACGCCGCCTACTCGGAGTTCGTCGGGGTGTTCGCGCGTGACGTCGCCGATGGTCAGGTCAAGGTCTTCCTCGCCCGCACCGACGACCCCGGCATGACGCTGACCACGATCGAGCGGAAGGCGGCCCTGCGTCTGATCACCAACTCCGACATAGCGCTCGACGGAGTGCGCGTGCCCGAGACGCATCGGCTCCAGAGGGTGTCGTCGTTCGCCGACGTCTCCGCGCTCTTCCGCACGCTCCGCCCCGACATCGCCTGGATCGCTGCGGGCGCCCAGGCGGGTGCGTACGAGGCGGCACTTCGCTACACGCTGTCGCGCGAGCAGTTCGGGCGGCCGATCGCGGGGTTCCAGCTCGTGCAGGACAAGCTCGTGCGGATGCTGGGGAACGTGACCGCATCGCTCGGCATGGCGGTGCGCCTCGCCGAGCGGCGACAGGCGGGGGTCTCGCGCGACGAGGACTCCGCCCTGGCGAAGGTGTGGCTGTCCGACCGCCTGCGCGAGACCGTGGCGTGGGCCCGCGAGGTCGTCGGCGGCAACGGGATCGTCATCGACAACGATGTGGCGCGGTTCTTCACCGACGCCGAGGCCGTCTACACCTACGAGGGAACCCGCGAGATCAACACCCTCATCGTGGGGCGGGCGGTGACGGGGTTGAGCGCCTTCACACGATGA
- a CDS encoding ABC transporter substrate-binding protein produces the protein MAFSRKHMAAFAAAILITGLAGCSGSSPQSGGGGDQTLDPASPVAITVGTLPAGDYAPLYIAQDQGFFEDEGLDVTIETIAGGAVGVTQLISGDLQFSSATWTNILSAVSQGLELQVVREGTDSNKEGINGIIAAEGSGIESIEDLRGQTVSVNTLQSATELQVRDCFASAGLEPGDYELVEVPFPEVGAAVSQGRIAAGLVPEPFITIGASQGLTSILAPSVCNDDQRNSPIVTWNTSKAYAEQNPAVVAAFVRAMDKATELALDDPDTVTEILPTFTTLTPELAAQITQPSFVRDGTPNLDGAQLTMDLMVEYGLLDAPLDDLSQYAWQGE, from the coding sequence ATGGCGTTTTCCCGTAAGCACATGGCGGCCTTCGCCGCCGCAATCCTGATCACCGGTCTCGCCGGCTGCTCGGGTTCCAGTCCGCAGAGCGGAGGCGGGGGCGATCAGACCCTCGACCCCGCGAGCCCGGTCGCCATCACCGTGGGAACCCTTCCCGCCGGTGATTACGCGCCCCTCTACATCGCACAGGACCAGGGGTTCTTCGAGGACGAGGGACTCGACGTGACCATCGAGACGATCGCCGGCGGTGCGGTCGGCGTCACGCAGCTGATCTCCGGCGACCTGCAGTTCAGCTCGGCGACGTGGACGAACATCCTCTCGGCCGTCTCGCAGGGACTCGAGCTGCAGGTCGTCCGCGAGGGGACGGACTCCAACAAGGAGGGGATCAACGGCATCATCGCCGCCGAGGGCTCGGGCATCGAGTCGATCGAGGATCTTCGCGGCCAGACGGTGTCGGTCAACACGCTGCAGTCGGCCACCGAGCTGCAGGTGCGCGACTGCTTCGCGTCGGCGGGGCTGGAGCCCGGCGACTACGAGCTCGTCGAGGTGCCGTTCCCGGAGGTCGGGGCCGCCGTCAGTCAGGGTCGGATCGCCGCAGGCCTCGTGCCCGAGCCGTTCATCACCATCGGGGCATCCCAGGGCCTCACCAGCATCCTCGCCCCCTCGGTCTGCAACGACGACCAGCGCAACAGCCCCATCGTGACGTGGAACACGTCGAAGGCCTACGCGGAGCAGAACCCGGCGGTCGTGGCCGCGTTCGTGCGAGCCATGGACAAAGCGACGGAGCTGGCACTGGACGATCCCGACACGGTCACCGAGATCCTGCCGACGTTCACCACCCTGACGCCCGAACTCGCCGCTCAGATCACGCAGCCGAGCTTCGTGCGCGACGGCACACCGAACCTCGACGGCGCGCAACTGACGATGGACCTCATGGTCGAGTACGGACTGCTCGACGCTCCGCTCGACGACCTGTCGCAGTACGCCTGGCAGGGCGAATGA
- a CDS encoding ABC transporter permease: MTSVTGSGTRLAPRRARAASGRASRRGKTVVRGAIGLLALFVIAEIVSRSGIVDAAFLPPTSLVLVRVAELLVDPAFLGAIASTLQAWAIGLVICIVVSVSLGVVLGSSPGAYSASRAVIEFLRPIPSVALIPLAILVLGNDAEMKIALIVFSTAWPVLFNTIYGMHDVDPIAKLTAKSFGRGRLATLWQVSLPSAAPFIFTGIRIAASVALIVAISAELLAGASDGLGRWMLDASATGNRPDLVYAATIIAGLLGLAINGVLVLVERRFLSWQPALRSTGDDA, translated from the coding sequence ATGACGTCGGTGACCGGCAGCGGCACGCGGCTCGCGCCCCGACGGGCGCGGGCGGCATCGGGACGAGCGTCGAGACGCGGCAAGACAGTGGTGCGCGGAGCGATCGGCCTCCTCGCCCTCTTCGTGATCGCCGAGATCGTCTCGCGCTCGGGGATCGTCGACGCCGCGTTCCTGCCCCCGACGTCGCTGGTGCTCGTCCGGGTCGCCGAACTCCTCGTCGACCCGGCGTTCCTCGGTGCCATTGCGTCGACCCTTCAGGCCTGGGCGATCGGTCTGGTGATCTGCATCGTCGTGTCGGTCTCACTGGGCGTCGTACTCGGTTCGTCCCCCGGTGCCTACTCCGCGAGCCGCGCCGTGATCGAGTTCCTGCGGCCCATCCCGTCGGTCGCGCTCATCCCGCTGGCCATCCTCGTTCTCGGCAACGACGCCGAGATGAAGATCGCGCTGATCGTCTTCTCGACCGCCTGGCCGGTGCTGTTCAACACGATCTACGGCATGCACGACGTCGATCCGATCGCGAAGCTCACCGCGAAGAGCTTCGGACGCGGGCGTCTCGCCACGCTGTGGCAGGTATCCCTCCCGAGTGCCGCACCCTTCATCTTCACCGGCATCCGCATCGCCGCCTCGGTCGCGCTGATCGTCGCGATCAGCGCCGAACTGCTCGCGGGCGCCTCCGACGGCCTCGGGCGGTGGATGCTGGACGCCAGCGCGACCGGAAACCGTCCCGACCTCGTGTACGCCGCGACGATCATCGCCGGCCTCCTCGGGCTCGCCATCAACGGCGTGCTCGTGCTCGTGGAGCGGCGGTTCCTGTCGTGGCAGCCGGCACTGCGGTCGACGGGAGACGACGCATGA
- a CDS encoding ABC transporter permease has translation MTTTTWIGVVRPPRRAITSRHVGQFAIRWGALLALGIVWEIAARAAGSLYFPPISDIIRRFAERWLSGPPTSLFLTESVSTDIVPSLVRMLGGWSIAVVIGVVLGVAIGRSRVLGDYIEPIVHFARAIPPPALLPIFFILLGFGNEMRVSLIAFAVLWPVLLNTIDGVRSVEPLHLDTARVFEMDRGKVFFGIVLPSASPKIFAGMRVSLSVALIVMVISEMVGQQEGIGSIILGAQRTYRMLDMWSGILLLGILGYVLNAILALVESRVTRWHRGAREGVS, from the coding sequence ATGACGACGACCACGTGGATCGGCGTCGTCCGTCCACCCCGGCGTGCGATCACTTCGCGACACGTCGGGCAGTTCGCCATCAGGTGGGGGGCGCTCCTCGCGCTCGGCATCGTGTGGGAGATCGCCGCGCGAGCAGCCGGCTCCCTCTACTTCCCGCCGATCTCCGACATCATCCGCCGGTTCGCCGAGCGGTGGCTCTCGGGGCCGCCGACGTCGCTGTTCCTCACCGAGAGCGTCTCGACCGACATCGTCCCGAGCCTCGTCCGCATGCTCGGAGGGTGGTCCATCGCGGTCGTCATCGGCGTCGTGCTCGGTGTCGCGATCGGGCGCAGCCGCGTGCTGGGCGACTACATCGAGCCCATCGTGCATTTCGCCCGCGCGATCCCGCCGCCCGCCCTTCTCCCGATCTTCTTCATCCTGCTCGGATTCGGGAACGAGATGAGGGTGTCGCTGATCGCCTTCGCGGTCCTATGGCCGGTGCTCCTCAACACGATCGACGGTGTCCGTTCCGTCGAGCCGCTGCACCTGGACACCGCGCGGGTGTTCGAGATGGACCGCGGCAAGGTGTTCTTCGGCATCGTGCTGCCGAGCGCCTCGCCGAAGATCTTCGCCGGGATGAGGGTGAGCCTGTCGGTCGCTCTGATCGTCATGGTCATCTCCGAGATGGTGGGGCAGCAGGAGGGGATCGGGTCGATCATCCTCGGAGCCCAGCGCACCTACCGGATGCTCGACATGTGGTCGGGCATCCTCCTCCTCGGAATCCTGGGCTACGTGCTCAACGCGATCCTCGCCCTGGTGGAATCGCGCGTCACGAGATGGCACCGGGGCGCACGAGAGGGAGTGTCATGA
- a CDS encoding ABC transporter ATP-binding protein, producing MSATTTAADLLTIEGLGHVYEGRQRHEAIGRLDFVVPEGAFVSIVGPSGCGKTTMLRCLSGLMRPTRGTVLLGGEPVLGVPRDLALVFQDYSRSLFPWRTVARNIAFVLPRNGLSKEERQARIAESLDAVGLTGSADKYPWQLSGGMQQRVAIARALAYRPKILLMDEPFASVDAQTRAELEDLMLAVRDRFGMTILFVTHDIDESVYLADRVLVLSKSPSTIVASIDVDLPRPRDQVTTRELDAFVHLRGAIARMIRDQSTRRPATDTPS from the coding sequence ATGAGCGCGACGACCACGGCCGCAGACCTGTTGACGATCGAAGGTCTCGGTCACGTCTACGAGGGCCGCCAACGCCACGAGGCGATCGGCCGGCTCGACTTCGTCGTCCCGGAGGGCGCGTTCGTGTCGATCGTCGGACCGTCGGGCTGCGGCAAGACGACGATGCTGCGTTGTCTGTCCGGGTTGATGAGGCCCACCCGCGGCACCGTGCTGCTCGGCGGCGAGCCCGTGCTGGGTGTGCCGCGCGACCTCGCGCTGGTGTTCCAGGACTACAGCCGGTCGCTCTTCCCCTGGCGCACGGTCGCTCGGAACATCGCGTTCGTGCTGCCCCGCAACGGCCTGTCGAAGGAGGAGCGTCAGGCCAGGATCGCCGAAAGCCTCGACGCCGTCGGTTTGACGGGGTCGGCCGACAAGTACCCCTGGCAGCTGTCCGGAGGGATGCAGCAGCGCGTCGCGATCGCACGCGCTCTGGCCTACCGCCCGAAGATCCTGCTCATGGACGAGCCGTTCGCCTCGGTCGATGCCCAGACGCGGGCGGAACTCGAAGACCTCATGCTCGCCGTCCGCGACAGGTTCGGGATGACGATCCTGTTCGTCACCCACGACATCGACGAGAGCGTCTACCTCGCCGACCGGGTGCTGGTGCTCTCGAAATCGCCGTCGACGATCGTCGCGTCGATCGATGTCGACCTCCCGCGTCCGCGCGACCAGGTGACCACGCGCGAGCTCGACGCGTTCGTCCACCTCCGCGGAGCCATCGCCCGCATGATCCGCGATCAGTCCACCCGGCGGCCGGCGACCGATACCCCTTCGTAG
- a CDS encoding helix-turn-helix transcriptional regulator, with translation MIDRAGLATFLRRRRESLQPEDVGLGRGQRRRTAGLRREEVAALCHMSTDYYARLERGTGPHPSEQMIASIAQGLHLSLDERDHVFRLAGHNAPARGADSDFVGPGLLRILDRLHDTPAEIVTELGETLRQTPLGVALTGDASERIGPARSLGYRWFTEPASQEAYPDEERAQLSRLYTAGLREIATMRGADSRAARLAARLRGESEEFARLWDAHEVGRRPPEVKRFRHPVVGELELSCQTLLDPDQSHRLLVYTAVPGSESYEKLELLAVVGASPMS, from the coding sequence ATGATCGATCGTGCGGGGTTGGCGACGTTCCTGCGGCGCCGACGCGAATCGCTGCAACCCGAAGACGTGGGGCTCGGGCGCGGGCAGCGCCGGAGGACCGCGGGGCTGCGACGCGAGGAGGTCGCGGCGCTCTGCCACATGTCGACCGACTACTACGCGCGGCTCGAACGCGGCACCGGCCCGCACCCCTCGGAGCAGATGATCGCGTCGATCGCTCAGGGGCTGCACCTGTCGCTCGACGAGCGCGACCACGTCTTCCGCCTCGCGGGCCACAACGCCCCGGCCCGGGGCGCAGACAGCGACTTCGTCGGTCCCGGGCTCCTGCGCATCCTCGATCGACTCCACGACACCCCGGCCGAGATCGTCACCGAACTCGGCGAGACCCTGCGTCAGACCCCGCTCGGGGTCGCCCTCACCGGCGATGCGAGCGAGCGCATCGGGCCGGCGCGCAGCCTGGGGTACCGGTGGTTCACCGAGCCGGCGTCGCAGGAGGCGTACCCCGACGAGGAGCGCGCGCAACTCTCCCGCCTCTACACGGCGGGATTGCGGGAGATCGCGACGATGCGGGGAGCGGACTCGCGAGCGGCTCGCCTCGCGGCGCGGTTGCGCGGCGAGAGCGAGGAGTTCGCGCGTCTCTGGGACGCGCACGAGGTCGGCAGGCGTCCCCCCGAGGTGAAGCGGTTCCGTCATCCCGTGGTGGGGGAGCTCGAACTGTCGTGCCAGACGCTTCTCGACCCCGACCAGTCGCACCGTCTGCTCGTGTACACGGCGGTGCCTGGCAGCGAGAGCTACGAGAAGCTCGAGCTGCTCGCCGTCGTCGGGGCATCACCGATGTCGTGA